A stretch of DNA from Planococcus antarcticus DSM 14505:
ATGAGACAGCGTAGATTCAAAGAAGCCTTCAGTAAAGAATATGCTGAGTTTTACCTGCATAAAGAATTCTTAAAAAGAAGTATAAAAAAACTCGCAAAAACTAAAACGTATATTAACGGGATAGCAATTTCTTTTACGAGAAAATCAAAAAGAATGCCTTTTTAGTCAAAAAAAAAAGAAAAGATATCCCGGCAATGATCAAGCTGGAATATCATTTGAGAAAACTGTACTCTTCAAGTTCCTAGTAAACTTTCCAAAATGTATCTTAAGTAACTAAAATGTTCTGAAGAGAAAAAAAGAGGAAGACAGGTGCTTTTCTATTAGCATTTGTCTTCCTCTTTTTACATATCCATTTTATTAACTAAAATTTCTTCTCTAAATTATCATCTTTTGAATCTAAGTTTTGAGAGCGCAAAATAGATTGTATAAATGAATAAATCGAAAAAGGAAGATCTCTTCTTGAAGAATTAAGAAACCACAACCAATTCACAGATAACCCCATTCTTTATAAATCAGTTTACAGCACAACGTAAACAGACTCCACTTTCAATCGTTATTTCAAAAGTCAGATGAAGTTTAGATATGCTAATGAAAGACGTTTTCTATGACGCGAATCCATTCATGATAAATTGTTCAGTTTCTATGGATTTTTACTCAACTTGTTTATCTTTATAATTTTCGCAGGCGAACGTTTCTTTTTGAAACGAACAGCTTAAAAGACGATCAGATTAGTTGCGATATCTGAAATTCATACCGTTTTATCTACAAAATTAAATTGACTTTGATTTTACGTTAAAGTCAGATTTTTCACGAACGAAGACCTTTTATAGGTGTACTTAACTGACAAAAGGACCTCTTTATCAACGAAAAAGGTTTATCAATTCGGAATCGGACCGGTTTCGAAGATGCACGCAATTTAAATGCGATTGTTTTTGATAGAAGTCAATGTTGTCAGTCCTGTATATGTGAATGATAATAAACTTAGCTACGATCAACTACAATTTAATGAGTTATTCAAAAGAAGGGAAAACGGTCGTTTTTGTTTTAGTGGAAGAAGAGCTAGCTGGAATGTTTGCTCTTGCCGATATGGTTCGAGAAACGGCTAAAGGAGCAGTCGCAAAATTGAAAGCACAAGGAATTCATACCATCATGCTGACGGGTGATAATAAGAAAGTGGCAGATAGGGTAGCAAAACAAGTAGGTATCGACAAAGTTTATGCAGAAGTACTGCCGGATGATAAAGCCAATCAAATCAAAAAGATTAAAGAAAAGGTTGGAAAGTAACGATGACCGGAAATGGTGTGAATGATGCACCCACACTTGCCACAGCCAATCTTGGAATTGCCATTGGAGCAGGAACAGATGTTGCTATGGAAACGGCAGATGTGATACTAGTCCGGAGTAATCCGAACGATGTCGTTGCATTAATCGATTTATCGAAAAAGACTTACCGGAAAATGGTGCAAAATTTATGTTGGGCCACCGGATACAATATTTTTGCCATTCCATTAGCTGCGGGTGTACTGGCTCCGTGGAGAGTTGTGATAAGTCCAGCGATTGGTGCCGTGCTTATGAGTTTGAGTACGATTATAGTTGCGATTAATTCAAAACTATTAAATGTGTGAAATGAATTTTAGTAAGTTTAAGAAAAGTTACGTTGAGGGATCTTGATAAACGAAATATAGTCGGTTAGAAAACTGTGCCTCATCGTTAGTTAAACCTACCAATGAGAGAACGGTTTTTTATGTACCAAGTTATTGTCAGTGTATATCGCAATAGGATGTATGAATATTTACCTATTTATTTTTTCACAATAGATTCTCTATTATTTTCCTGTATTATGTAATAAAAGACTTAAAAAGTTTAGCTTATAATAAGGAATTGGAAGGGGAATATGAAGTTGAACTTGAAATCAAAATGGATAGTGACTGGACTTTCATCTGTATTAGCCCTTATCATATGCTTGCCAACAACAGATGCGAGTCCATTAAGTGAGCTTGAGCAAAAGCAGCAAGACACTGAACAAAAAAAGAGCGAATTGGATTTTGGAATCAAAGAAAAATCAAATGAAATGAATAAAAATCAAACAAAGTTAACTGGGATTAAGAAAGAAATCACAGAACTAACGAACAAAATCTCAGAAGTTGAATTTAAAATTACAGACGTACAAGAAAAAATGAACCAAACCCAAATTGAAATTGACACGTTAGAAAAATCAATTGAAGAACTTGAAAAGAAAATTGAAGAACGAACGGAACTTTTACAAGAACGTGCTCGTGCAATTCAGTTAAGTGGGGGATCGGTGGATTACATAGATGTTTTGCTTGGTGCCAATAGCTTTGTTGATTTTATTGATCGGTTCTCGGCAGTAAATTCGATAATAGAAGCAGACCGAGAAATCATGCAACAACAAGCAAAAGATAAAGCGCTTTTAGCTAAACAAAGAACGATTGTGGAAACAAAACTGACTCAACAAAGAGACAATCAAAGAGAACTTCAGGCACTTACCAATTCACTTGCTGATCAAAAGAATGAACAAGACAGACTCGCAAAAAAGTTAACAACGGAACAGAAACGTTTAGCAGGAGCAAAGTCTAATCTTGAAGATCAGTTTGAGGAAGAAATAGAAATCAGCGCTGAACTAGAACAACAAATCGCCGCTGAACAGGAACGTCTAGCTGAGTTGGCTAGGAAAGCTGAAGAAGCGCGTAAGCGGAAATTAGCAGCCGAAAAAAAGCAGCAAAAAGAAGTTGAACAAGCCCGATTAACTGCAGAGCGCAGAGCGGCAGAGGCAGCAAAAAAAGCTGGTCAAACGAGTACTTCAAACACAGTAAGTCCTATAGTAACTCCACCTGACATAGCTCCAGTAGTTGGCTCCCCTTTCATTAGCCCGGCTGGTGGCCGACATACTTCAGGATTTGGCGGACGGGATATTGGAGATGGAGCTGAAACGCATTTAGGATATGATATTGCGAACGT
This window harbors:
- a CDS encoding murein hydrolase activator EnvC family protein, which codes for MNLKSKWIVTGLSSVLALIICLPTTDASPLSELEQKQQDTEQKKSELDFGIKEKSNEMNKNQTKLTGIKKEITELTNKISEVEFKITDVQEKMNQTQIEIDTLEKSIEELEKKIEERTELLQERARAIQLSGGSVDYIDVLLGANSFVDFIDRFSAVNSIIEADREIMQQQAKDKALLAKQRTIVETKLTQQRDNQRELQALTNSLADQKNEQDRLAKKLTTEQKRLAGAKSNLEDQFEEEIEISAELEQQIAAEQERLAELARKAEEARKRKLAAEKKQQKEVEQARLTAERRAAEAAKKAGQTSTSNTVSPIVTPPDIAPVVGSPFISPAGGRHTSGFGGRDIGDGAETHLGYDIANVTGTPIVAAATGYVSYAGVMDGYGNVVILTHSIEGQTYATVYGHMSSIKVSNGQAVSQGEQVGGMGNTGRSTGTHVHFEVHIGPWNGSRSNAVDPARYIR